The following proteins come from a genomic window of Chryseobacterium glaciei:
- a CDS encoding hydroxymethylglutaryl-CoA synthase family protein: MTFGIEAASYYVPSLYLEIKDLAEKRGIEPTKLEKGLGLHKMGFPDVHEDAATFAAEALLKLVKDYTINPKDIARIYLGTESALDAAKPTASYAMQMVEKVLESEFGERCFRNCDVVDMTFACVGAVDALHNSLDFVRVNPDKKAIVIASDYAKYELASSGEYTQGGGAVSLLISSKPDLLEIENNWGVATESVLDFFKPRRQYKKEDLTNALETFPDKIEIFTDEPVFDGQYSNQCYQDRIREAYNHYKEITGKNKPYENWKYLIFHLPYAFHGKRVFTEIYSLENGLAYETPEEQKAVAKSENYIQFINDTIEKSQRASSEIGNMYTASIFMALLSALQTSFNENEELKGLEIGFLGYGSGSKSKVFVGKVSENWKTVVSKWDLFENLKNRTSIDFETYEKLHRKQLEESVNENYKGFGLNSVELENPVLKGARYYHHQK, translated from the coding sequence ATGACTTTTGGAATCGAGGCAGCTAGCTATTATGTACCGTCTTTATATTTGGAAATTAAAGATTTAGCAGAAAAAAGAGGAATTGAACCCACAAAATTGGAAAAGGGATTAGGGCTACATAAAATGGGATTTCCGGATGTTCATGAAGATGCAGCTACTTTCGCAGCAGAAGCTTTATTAAAATTAGTAAAGGATTATACGATTAATCCAAAAGATATTGCCAGAATTTATTTGGGTACAGAAAGCGCTTTGGATGCTGCAAAACCAACCGCTTCTTATGCAATGCAAATGGTTGAAAAGGTGTTGGAAAGTGAATTTGGAGAAAGATGTTTTAGAAACTGTGACGTTGTGGATATGACTTTCGCTTGTGTCGGAGCAGTAGATGCTTTGCATAATTCTTTAGACTTTGTAAGAGTTAATCCTGATAAAAAAGCAATCGTCATTGCCAGTGATTATGCTAAATACGAATTAGCTTCTTCAGGCGAATATACGCAGGGCGGTGGCGCAGTTTCTTTATTGATTTCCTCAAAACCCGATCTTTTAGAAATTGAAAATAATTGGGGAGTAGCCACAGAAAGTGTGTTGGATTTTTTTAAACCAAGACGTCAATATAAAAAAGAAGATTTAACAAATGCTTTAGAAACTTTTCCAGATAAAATTGAAATTTTCACGGATGAACCGGTTTTTGATGGACAATATTCTAACCAATGTTATCAGGACAGAATAAGAGAAGCTTATAATCATTATAAAGAAATTACAGGCAAAAATAAGCCTTATGAAAATTGGAAATATCTGATTTTCCATCTTCCTTATGCCTTCCACGGTAAAAGAGTTTTCACTGAAATTTACAGTTTGGAAAATGGACTTGCATATGAAACACCAGAGGAACAAAAAGCAGTGGCAAAATCTGAAAATTATATTCAGTTTATTAATGATACAATAGAAAAATCGCAACGTGCATCCTCCGAGATCGGAAATATGTACACCGCTTCAATTTTTATGGCGTTACTTTCAGCATTGCAGACTTCTTTTAATGAAAATGAAGAACTAAAAGGTTTAGAAATAGGATTTTTAGGTTACGGAAGCGGATCAAAATCTAAAGTTTTCGTAGGAAAAGTATCTGAAAACTGGAAAACGGTTGTTTCAAAATGGGATTTATTTGAAAATCTTAAAAATAGAACATCTATTGATTTTGAAACCTATGAAAAGTTACATAGAAAGCAATTAGAAGAATCTGTTAATGAAAATTACAAAGGATTTGGACTAAATTCTGTGGAATTAGAAAACCCTGTTTTAAAAGGAGCGAGGTATTATCACCATCAGAAATAA